A region from the Onychomys torridus chromosome 22, mOncTor1.1, whole genome shotgun sequence genome encodes:
- the Dhx37 gene encoding probable ATP-dependent RNA helicase DHX37, with product MGKLRRRYNVKGRLQAETRPAKGPEPPPVRLELEDKDVLKGVDASNALVLPGKKKKKAKAPPPSKKQRKPLTKKERKVLEKVLEQKEKKSQRAELLQKLSEVQVSEAEMSLFYTTAKLGTGDRMYHTKERRPDQPATQGQKKVSSSLGGAHRKRRRSSSTEEESESSGDSETEEATAGGSTETNAAHPPPALSVAESPAPTPAPPPSGTSAPSKSPASALPPRLAKPAIFIPVNRTPEIQEERLKLPILAEEQAIMEAVAEHPIVIVCGETGSGKTTQVPQFLYEAGYSSEDSIIGVTEPRRVAAVAMSQRVAKEMNLSQRVISYQIRYEGNVTEETKIKFMTDGVLLKEIQKDFLLLKYKVVIIDEAHERSVYTDILLGLLSRIVALRTKRHLPLKLLIMSATLRVEDFTQNQRLFTTPPPVIKVESRQFPVTVHFNKRTPVDDYSGECFRKVCKIHRMLPAGGILVFLTGQAEVHALCRRLRKAFPTRCSQPREKEEEEDSAEGMRRFKKSRMRAKKAQAMALPQINLDSYSVLPAGEGDEDREAEMDDEEEALGSDLDLDLGDSEANEGEQPDASLPLHVLPLYSLLAPEKQAQVFKPPPEGTRLCVVATNVAETSLTIPGIKYVVDCGKVKKRYYDRVTGVSSFRVTWVSQASADQRAGRAGRTEPGHCYRLYSSAVFGDFEQFPPPEITRRPVEDLILQMKALNIEKVINFPFPTPPSVEALIAAEELLIALGALEAPRKDERMKKLQMSQLSCPITALGRTMSTFPVAPRYAKMLALSQQHGCLPYTIAIVAAMTVRELFEELDRPAASEEELAELKGRRARVAQMKRTWAGQGASLKLGDLMVLLGAVGACEYAGCSPQFCHANGLRYKAMLEIRRLRGQLTTAVNAVCPEAGLFLDPKMQPPTESQVTYLRQIMAAGLGDHLARRVQNEDLLDPKWRNAYKTPLLDDPVFIHPSSVLFRELPEFVVYQEIVETTKMYMKGVSTVEIQWIPALLPSYCQFDAPLEEPAPAYCPESGRVLCHRASVFYRVGWPLPAVQVDFPEGIDRYKHFARFLLEGQVFRKLVSFKSCLLSSPSTMLKTWARLQPRTESLLKALVAEKADSRDALLAAWKKNPRYLLAEYCEWLPKAMHADIEKSWPPITD from the exons ACAAGGATGTGTTGAAAGGAGTGGATGCCAGCAATGCACTAGTGTTGccggggaagaagaagaagaaggctaaGGCCCCGCCCCCATCAAAAAAACAGAGGAAGCCGCTGacgaagaaggagaggaaggtgcTAGAGAAAGTCTTagaacagaaggagaagaagagccAG CGAGCTGAACTGCTCCAGAAACTGAGTGAAGTCCAAGTGTCGGAGGCTGAAATGAGTCTCTTCTACACCACGGCCAAGCTGGGCACCGGAGACCGCATGTATCATACCAAAGA GAGGAGGCCTGACCAGCCAGCAACCCAAGGCCAGAAGAAAGTCAGTAGTAGCCTTGGTGGGGCCCACCGGAAGCGCCGCAGGTCTTCATCAACAGAGGAAGAATCTGAGTCTTCAGGGGATTCAGAGACTGAAGAGGCCACAGCTGGGGGCAGCACAGAGACGAACGCAGCACATCCGCCACCAGCTCTTTCTGTGGCCGAGAGCCCTGCACCCACCCCTGCACCCCCTCCATCTGGGACCTCTGCACCTTCAAAATCGCCAGCCTCTGCTCTACCTCCACGCCTGGCCAAGCCTGCCATCTTCATCCCCGTAAACCGCACTCCTGAAATACAG GAAGAGCGGCTCAAACTCCCGATCCTAGCTGAAGAGCAAGCCATCATGGAGGCGGTGGCCGAGCACCCCATCGTCATTGTGTGTGGCGAGACTGGCAGCGGGAAGACGACACAGGTGCCCCAGTTTCTCTACGAAGCAGGCTACAGCAG CGAGGACAGCATCATCGGTGTCACAGAACCCCGCCGAGTTGCTGCCGTAGCCATGTCCCAGCGGGTGGCCAAGGAGATGAATCTGTCACAGCG GGTTATCTCCTACCAGATCCGCTACGAAGGGAACGTGACAGAAGAAACGAAGATCAAGTTCATGACGGATGGCGTGCTGCTCAAAGAGATCCAGAAG GACTTCCTGCTGCTGAAATACAAGGTTGTGATCATCGATGAAGCCCATGAGCGGAGCGTCTACACAGACATCCTTCTCGGCCTCCTGTCCCGCATTGTGGCTCTCCGAACCAAG AGGCACCTGCCCCTTAAGCTGCTCATCATGTCGGCCACACTTCGGGTAGAGGACTTCACCCAGAACCAGAGGCTCTTCACCACACCTCCCCCCGTCATCAAG GTCGAATCCAGGCAGTTTCCTGTGACGGTACACTTCAACAAGCGGACCCCAGTGGATGACTACAGTGGCGAGTGCTTCCGGAAGGTCTGCAAGATCCACCGGATGTTGCCTGCAG GCGGCATCCTGGTGTTCCTCACAGGACAGGCCGAGGTGCATGCACTGTGCCGCCGGCTCAGGAAGGCCTTCCCCACCCGCTGCTCCCAGCCGCGAG aaaaggaagaggaagaggactcGGCAGAAGGGATGCGGAGGTTTAAGAAGTCCCGGATGAGGGCCAAGAAGGCCCAGGCCATG GCATTGCCCCAGATCAACCTGGACAGTTACTCTGTGCTGCCAGCAGGCGAAGGCGATGaggacagggaggcagagatggacgACGAGGAGGAGGCCCTGGGCTCCGACTTGGATTTGGACCTGGGTGACAGTGAGGCAAACGAAG GTGAGCAGCCAGATGCCTCCCTGCCCCTTCACGTGCTCCCGCTCTACTCTTTGCTGGCCCCGGAGAAGCAGGCACAG gtCTTCAAACCTCCTCCAGAGGGGACAAGGCTGTGCGTCGTGGCCACCAATGTGGCCGAAACATCCCTTACCATCCCTGGCATCAAGTATGTGGTGGACTGTGGGAAAGTTAAAAAACGCTATTACGACCGAGTCACAGGCGTGTCCTCCTTCCGTGTCACTTGGGTCTCCCAGGCATCCGCTGACCAGCGGGCTGGTCGTGCAGGCCGGACAGAGCCAGGCCACTGCTATAG GCTATACTCCTCAGCTGTTTTCGGGGACTTTGAGCAGTTTCCTCCCCCAGAGATCACTCGCAGACCAGTGGAGGACTTGATCCTGCAGATGAAAGCCCTCAACATTGAGAAG GTCATCAACTTCCCATTCCCCACACCTCCGTCCGTGGAGGCCCTGATTGCCGCCGAGGAGCTGCTGATTGCACTGGGGGCCCTGGAGGCACCTCGGAAAGATGAAAG AATGAAAAAGCTGCAGATGTCACAGCTGAGCTGCCCCATCACCGCACTGGGACGGACCATGTCCACCTTCCCTGTGGCACCCCGCTATGCCAAGATGCTAGCACTGAGCCAGCAGCATGGCTGCCTGCCCTACACCATTGCCATTGTGGCTGCCATGACTGTGCGTGAGCTCTTTGAGGAGCTGGACAG accAGCTGCCAGTGAAGAGGAGCTTGCAGAGCTGAAGGGCCGTCGAGCCCGTGTGGCCCAGATGAAGAGGACCTGGGCCGGGCAGGGGGCATCTCTGAAGCTTGGGGACCTCATGGTGCTGCTGG GTGCTGTGGGAGCCTGTGAGTACGCTGGCTGCTCACCCCAGTTTTGCCATGCTAACGGACTGCGCTACAAGGCCATGCTAGAGATCCGGCGCCTGCGTGGCCAGCTGACCACTGCAG TCAATGCAGTGTGCCCTGAGGCTGGGCTCTTCCTGGACCCCAAAATGCAGCCACCTACTGAGAGCCAGGTGACCTACCTGCGGCAGATCATGGCAGCTGGCCTGGGTGACCACCTGGCCCGCCGGGTTCAGAATGAGGATCTGCTAGACCCCAAGTGGAGGAATGCCTACAAG ACCCCTCTCCTAGATGACCCTGTCTTCATCCATCCCAGCTCTGTGCTCTTCAGAGAGCTTCCTGAGTTTGTGGTCTACCAGGAAATCGTGGAAACTACCAAAATGTACATGAAAG gTGTCTCCACCGTGGAAATCCAGTGGATCCCAGCCCTGCTGCCTTCCTATTGCCAGTTTGATGCACCCCTGGAGGAGCCAGCCCCCGCTTACTGTCCAGAGTCAGGACGGGTGCTATGCCACCGGGCTAGTGTGTTCT ACCGCGTGGGCTGGCCACTCCCTGCCGTCCAGGTGGACTTTCCTGAAGGCATTGACCGCTACAAGCATTTTGCACGGTTTCTGCTGGAGGGACAG GTCTTCCGCAAGCTGGTTTCATTCAAGAGCTGCCTGCTGTCTAGCCCCAGCACCATGCTGAAGACTTGGGCCAG GTTGCAACCCAGGACAGAGAGCCTATTGAAAGCCCTTGTGGCTGAAAAGGCAGACTCCCGTGATGCCCTGCTGGCTGCCTGGAAGAAAAACCCCAGAT ACCTGCTGGCTGAATACTGTGAGTGGCTCCCAAAGGCTATGCACGCCGACATTGAGAAGAGCTGGCCCCCCATCACTGACTGA